Proteins from a single region of Macaca fascicularis isolate 582-1 chromosome 17, T2T-MFA8v1.1:
- the CYSLTR2 gene encoding cysteinyl leukotriene receptor 2 isoform X1, which yields MAHLISMERKFMSLHPSISVSEMEPNGTFSSNNNSRNCTIENFKREFFPVVYLIIFVWGVLGNGLSIYVFLQPYKKSTSVNVFMLNLAISDLLFISTLPFRADYYLRGSDWIFGDLACRIMSYSLYVNMYSSIYFLTVLSVVRFLATVHPFRLLHVTSIRSAWILCGIIWIFTMASSVMLLNNGSQQKGSVISCLELNLYTITKLQTMNYIALVVGFLLPFFTLSICYLLIIRALLKVEVPESGLRVSHRKALTTVIITLIIFFLCFLPYHTLRTLHLVKWKVDICEDRLHKAVVITLALAAANTCFNPLLYYFAGENFKDRLRSALRKGHP from the coding sequence TATCAGAAATGGAACCAAATGGCACCTTCAGCAGTAACAACAACAGCAGAAACTGCACAATTGAAAACTTCAAGAGAGAATTTTTCCCAGTTGTATATCTGATAATATTTGTCTGGGGAGTCTTGGGAAATGGCTTGTCCATATATGTTTTCCTGCAGCCTTATAAGAAGTCCACATCTGTGAATGTTTTCATGCTAAATCTGGCCATTTCAGATCTCCTGTTCATAAGCACACTTCCCTTCAGGGCTGACTATTATCTTAGAGGCTCCGACTGGATATTTGGAGACCTGGCCTGCAGGATTATGTCTTATTCCTTGTATGTCAACATGTACAGCAGTATTTATTTCCTGACCGTGCTGAGTGTTGTGCGTTTCCTGGCAACTGTTCACCCCTTTCGGCTTCTGCATGTCACCAGCATCAGGAGTGCCTGGATCCTATGTGGGATCATATGGATCTTTACCATGGCTTCCTCAGTAATGCTCCTCAACAATGGCTCTCAGCAGAAGGGCAGTGTCATATCATGCTTAGAGCTGAATCTCTACACAATTACTAAGCTGCAGACCATGAACTATATTGCCTTAGTGGTGGGCTTCCTGCTGCCGTTTTTCACACTCAGCATCTGTTATCTGCTGATCATTCGGGCTCTGTTAAAAGTGGAGGTCCCAGAATCGGGGCTGCGGGTTTCTCACAGGAAGGCACTGACCACCGTCATCATCACCTTGATCATCTTCTTCTTGTGTTTCTTGCCCTATCACACACTGAGGACCCTTCACTTGGTGAAATGGAAAGTGGATATATGCGAAGACAGGCTGCATAAAGCTGTGGTTATCACACTGGCCTTGGCGGCAGCCAATACATGCTTCAATCCTCTGCTCTATTACTTTGCTGGGGAGAATTTTAAGGACAGACTAAGGTCTGCACTCCGAAAAGGCCATCCATAG
- the CYSLTR2 gene encoding cysteinyl leukotriene receptor 2 isoform X2, with protein sequence MERKFMSLHPSISVSEMEPNGTFSSNNNSRNCTIENFKREFFPVVYLIIFVWGVLGNGLSIYVFLQPYKKSTSVNVFMLNLAISDLLFISTLPFRADYYLRGSDWIFGDLACRIMSYSLYVNMYSSIYFLTVLSVVRFLATVHPFRLLHVTSIRSAWILCGIIWIFTMASSVMLLNNGSQQKGSVISCLELNLYTITKLQTMNYIALVVGFLLPFFTLSICYLLIIRALLKVEVPESGLRVSHRKALTTVIITLIIFFLCFLPYHTLRTLHLVKWKVDICEDRLHKAVVITLALAAANTCFNPLLYYFAGENFKDRLRSALRKGHP encoded by the coding sequence TATCAGAAATGGAACCAAATGGCACCTTCAGCAGTAACAACAACAGCAGAAACTGCACAATTGAAAACTTCAAGAGAGAATTTTTCCCAGTTGTATATCTGATAATATTTGTCTGGGGAGTCTTGGGAAATGGCTTGTCCATATATGTTTTCCTGCAGCCTTATAAGAAGTCCACATCTGTGAATGTTTTCATGCTAAATCTGGCCATTTCAGATCTCCTGTTCATAAGCACACTTCCCTTCAGGGCTGACTATTATCTTAGAGGCTCCGACTGGATATTTGGAGACCTGGCCTGCAGGATTATGTCTTATTCCTTGTATGTCAACATGTACAGCAGTATTTATTTCCTGACCGTGCTGAGTGTTGTGCGTTTCCTGGCAACTGTTCACCCCTTTCGGCTTCTGCATGTCACCAGCATCAGGAGTGCCTGGATCCTATGTGGGATCATATGGATCTTTACCATGGCTTCCTCAGTAATGCTCCTCAACAATGGCTCTCAGCAGAAGGGCAGTGTCATATCATGCTTAGAGCTGAATCTCTACACAATTACTAAGCTGCAGACCATGAACTATATTGCCTTAGTGGTGGGCTTCCTGCTGCCGTTTTTCACACTCAGCATCTGTTATCTGCTGATCATTCGGGCTCTGTTAAAAGTGGAGGTCCCAGAATCGGGGCTGCGGGTTTCTCACAGGAAGGCACTGACCACCGTCATCATCACCTTGATCATCTTCTTCTTGTGTTTCTTGCCCTATCACACACTGAGGACCCTTCACTTGGTGAAATGGAAAGTGGATATATGCGAAGACAGGCTGCATAAAGCTGTGGTTATCACACTGGCCTTGGCGGCAGCCAATACATGCTTCAATCCTCTGCTCTATTACTTTGCTGGGGAGAATTTTAAGGACAGACTAAGGTCTGCACTCCGAAAAGGCCATCCATAG